In the Deinococcus betulae genome, one interval contains:
- the miaA gene encoding tRNA (adenosine(37)-N6)-dimethylallyltransferase MiaA, whose product MRALPMLTAPTAAGKSALALDLAEQAGAELVCADAFTVYQGLDIGTAKPGAAERAQVPHHLLDVASVTGPFDVAQFVALAETAIADVLARGRTPLIVGGTGFYLAALRRGLPLTPPSDPQVRAEIEAELQERGLDALLAEIERRHPQEAARLERNPRRVVRAAELYRRTGRYPGEFGHQAPAYRYEVVAFTRPPADLEARMHARTLAMFAAGWADEAAWLATQVSPDQTPRPTAWQALGYREALAVAQGTLNVQAAAEQVTLATRQYAKRQLTFMRTQLGAALLSEGEARRHLRAALAR is encoded by the coding sequence GTGCGCGCCCTGCCGATGTTGACTGCCCCCACCGCTGCGGGCAAAAGCGCCCTGGCGCTAGACCTGGCCGAGCAGGCCGGCGCCGAACTGGTCTGCGCTGACGCCTTCACTGTCTATCAGGGGCTGGATATTGGCACCGCCAAGCCGGGGGCTGCTGAACGCGCGCAGGTGCCCCATCATCTGCTGGACGTGGCCAGCGTGACCGGGCCGTTCGATGTGGCGCAGTTTGTCGCTCTAGCTGAAACCGCCATCGCCGACGTTCTGGCGCGGGGCCGCACGCCGCTGATTGTCGGCGGCACCGGCTTTTATCTGGCGGCCCTGCGGCGCGGCCTGCCGCTGACCCCACCCAGCGACCCCCAGGTGCGCGCCGAGATCGAGGCCGAGTTGCAAGAACGTGGCCTGGACGCCCTGCTCGCCGAGATAGAACGCCGCCACCCCCAGGAGGCCGCCCGCCTGGAACGCAACCCGCGCCGGGTGGTGCGCGCCGCCGAGCTGTACCGCCGTACCGGCCGCTACCCCGGCGAATTTGGGCATCAGGCGCCCGCCTACCGCTACGAGGTGGTGGCGTTTACCCGGCCTCCGGCTGATCTGGAAGCCCGTATGCACGCCCGCACCCTGGCCATGTTTGCGGCGGGCTGGGCCGACGAGGCGGCGTGGCTGGCCACCCAGGTCAGCCCCGACCAGACCCCGCGCCCGACCGCTTGGCAGGCCCTGGGTTACCGCGAAGCGCTGGCGGTGGCCCAGGGCACCCTGAACGTTCAGGCCGCTGCCGAGCAGGTGACTCTGGCCACCCGCCAGTACGCCAAGCGGCAGCTGACCTTTATGCGCACCCAGCTGGGCGCGGCGCTGTTAAGTGAGGGTGAAGCGCGCCGGCATTTGCGCGCAGCGCTGGCCCGCTAG
- the glgC gene encoding glucose-1-phosphate adenylyltransferase — protein sequence MKARVLGMILAGGQGSRLAPLTQKRSKPAVPFGSKYRIIDFAINNFINSGVFSIYVLTQYKAQSLTEHIQRGWRFGTFLSDYFITLVPAQMYRIEELGPVWYRGTADAVYQNMHLIDNYEADYIAIFSGDHIYKMNVEHMLQKHIDSRADVTIAAYPMPQAQAHQFGVMHVDESWRVTQFLEKPKDPPAIPGQPGTSLTSMGNYIFSRRALEELLETNMGGGEDGFDFGGDVIPRALSDGYTVIAYDFHRNPIPGQASANTYWRDVGTLDAYYEANMDLVSINPEFDFYNPQWPLRTSSEFSPPAKFVHESDGRKGQAFNSIMAGGIIVSGGTVRDSVLGRNVRTHSYSLVESCVLFDEVEVGRHAHLRRVIVDKNVVIPPGTKIGLDPEEDRARGFTVTESGVTVVPKSYTF from the coding sequence ATGAAAGCAAGGGTTCTCGGCATGATTCTCGCGGGTGGTCAGGGGTCCAGGCTGGCCCCACTGACCCAGAAACGCAGCAAACCGGCTGTGCCATTTGGCAGCAAGTACCGCATCATCGATTTCGCCATCAACAACTTCATCAATTCGGGCGTGTTTTCCATCTACGTTCTGACGCAGTACAAGGCTCAGAGCCTGACGGAGCACATCCAGCGTGGCTGGCGCTTCGGTACTTTCCTGAGTGACTACTTCATTACGCTCGTCCCGGCGCAGATGTACCGCATCGAGGAACTGGGACCGGTGTGGTACCGGGGCACCGCCGACGCCGTGTATCAGAACATGCACCTCATAGACAACTACGAAGCCGATTACATCGCCATTTTCAGCGGCGACCACATTTACAAGATGAATGTGGAACACATGCTGCAAAAGCACATTGACAGCCGCGCCGACGTGACGATTGCGGCCTATCCCATGCCCCAGGCGCAGGCGCACCAGTTCGGCGTGATGCATGTGGATGAGAGCTGGCGCGTGACCCAGTTTCTGGAAAAGCCCAAAGACCCCCCCGCCATTCCAGGCCAACCCGGCACCAGCCTGACCAGCATGGGCAATTACATCTTCTCGCGCCGCGCGCTTGAAGAACTGCTGGAAACCAACATGGGCGGCGGTGAGGACGGCTTTGACTTCGGCGGCGACGTGATTCCGCGCGCCCTGTCCGACGGCTACACGGTGATAGCCTACGACTTTCACCGCAACCCCATTCCGGGGCAGGCCAGTGCCAACACCTACTGGCGCGATGTGGGGACGCTGGACGCCTACTACGAAGCCAACATGGACCTCGTGAGCATCAACCCCGAGTTCGACTTCTACAACCCGCAGTGGCCGCTGCGCACCAGCAGCGAGTTCTCGCCGCCCGCCAAGTTTGTCCATGAAAGTGATGGCCGCAAGGGCCAGGCCTTCAACTCCATCATGGCTGGGGGCATCATCGTCAGTGGGGGCACGGTGCGTGACAGCGTCCTGGGCCGCAACGTGCGCACCCACTCGTACTCGCTGGTGGAAAGCTGCGTGCTGTTTGACGAGGTTGAGGTGGGCCGCCACGCCCACCTGCGCCGCGTCATCGTGGACAAGAATGTGGTGATTCCGCCTGGCACGAAAATTGGCCTGGACCCCGAGGAGGACCGGGCACGCGGCTTTACCGTCACCGAGAGTGGCGTGACCGTGGTGCCCAAGAGCTACACCTTCTGA
- a CDS encoding MarR family winged helix-turn-helix transcriptional regulator has protein sequence MSQKPDSVTLEHARQHHVGRLLHRAARAYNILALDKLHERGHTTLSLAHTNLLPYLDIGGTRIVTLAERAGMTKQAAGQLVTELEKGGYVQRHPDPDDGRATRVQFTAAGWHYLLDAQAIKQEIEAEYRAALGQPLWEELNTALRRLVGEAPPL, from the coding sequence TTGTCCCAGAAACCAGATTCCGTTACTCTCGAACATGCCCGCCAGCACCATGTCGGCCGCCTGCTACACCGGGCCGCACGGGCCTATAACATCCTGGCATTAGACAAACTGCATGAGCGCGGGCACACCACCCTGAGTCTGGCCCATACCAATCTCCTGCCCTATCTGGACATCGGGGGCACGCGAATTGTCACGCTAGCTGAGCGTGCCGGAATGACCAAACAGGCGGCAGGGCAGCTGGTCACCGAGCTAGAAAAGGGCGGCTACGTCCAGCGGCACCCCGACCCCGACGATGGCCGGGCCACGCGGGTCCAATTCACAGCAGCAGGTTGGCACTACCTGCTGGACGCACAGGCCATCAAGCAGGAGATTGAGGCTGAGTACCGCGCGGCGCTTGGTCAGCCTCTCTGGGAGGAGCTAAATACGGCGCTTCGCCGCCTCGTTGGCGAAGCGCCACCTCTCTAG
- a CDS encoding cupin domain-containing protein, whose amino-acid sequence MQALETPNGNWGTALATPRLGATEVTVIHQRQQPGGFNPLHRQSREEVMVMLVGEVTVSQGDERVRLGAHDTLIMPAEILHRVDNTGDVDAEWLIISPAGMRFFRDTGEEASPPWLK is encoded by the coding sequence ATGCAAGCACTCGAAACCCCCAACGGCAACTGGGGCACGGCGCTGGCTACCCCCCGACTGGGAGCCACTGAGGTCACGGTCATTCACCAACGTCAACAGCCAGGCGGATTTAATCCCCTTCACCGGCAGTCGCGGGAAGAGGTCATGGTGATGCTCGTAGGTGAGGTGACCGTCAGTCAAGGAGATGAGCGCGTCCGGTTAGGCGCCCACGACACACTGATTATGCCCGCTGAGATCCTGCACCGCGTAGATAACACCGGCGACGTGGACGCCGAGTGGCTGATTATTTCTCCAGCTGGGATGCGTTTTTTCCGTGACACTGGTGAAGAGGCCAGCCCACCCTGGCTGAAGTAA
- a CDS encoding methylmalonyl-CoA mutase family protein, producing the protein MKSKNEWMQSVYSPAAQKFPERKYNFKNLSDMDPEPIYTADDLKDWDTERDLGYPGEFPYTRGVQPSVYRGKLWTMRMFAGFGSAEQTNERFHALLKAGQTGLSTAFDLPTLMGYDSDHPFSKGEVGKCGVAVASLADMEILFQGIDPTAVTTSMTINSPANAIWAMYIANAQKQGKDLGRVGGTIQNDILKEFIAQKEFIYPPSPSVKLVIDTFEWGPKVVPKWNFVSVSGYHIREAGATGVQELAFTLADGFHYVEKAMERGLDIDDFAPRISFFWDIHNDFFEEIAKLRAARRIWARQMRDRYGAKNPRSWMLRTHSQTAGVSLPAQQPLNNIARVAIQALAAVLGGTQSLHTDSFDEALALPTEEAATIALRTQQIIAYETGVAGVVDPLAGSYYVEKLTGDIEAAAMGYIEQIRLMGGVEAGIESGFFQMEMAEAAYRYQLEVERGERIIVGVNDFVQDAVEVPIQLIDPEVERVQEARLAQVRRERDPMRVEAALAALRDTAVTGANSMPAFLECAHAYCTLGEQMDVLKTVYGEYVEPAVV; encoded by the coding sequence ATGAAAAGCAAGAACGAGTGGATGCAGAGCGTCTACAGCCCGGCCGCGCAGAAGTTCCCCGAGCGCAAATACAACTTCAAGAACCTGTCGGACATGGACCCCGAGCCGATTTACACGGCCGACGACCTGAAAGACTGGGATACCGAGCGCGACCTGGGCTATCCTGGCGAATTCCCCTACACGCGCGGTGTGCAGCCCAGCGTCTACCGGGGCAAGCTCTGGACCATGCGCATGTTCGCGGGCTTCGGCAGCGCCGAGCAGACCAACGAGCGCTTTCACGCGCTGCTCAAGGCCGGTCAGACGGGCCTGAGTACCGCCTTTGACCTGCCGACCCTGATGGGTTACGACTCGGACCACCCCTTTTCCAAGGGCGAGGTCGGCAAATGCGGCGTGGCGGTGGCCAGCCTGGCCGACATGGAGATCCTGTTTCAGGGCATCGACCCCACCGCCGTCACCACCTCCATGACCATCAACAGCCCGGCCAACGCCATCTGGGCCATGTACATCGCCAACGCGCAGAAGCAGGGCAAGGACCTGGGGCGGGTCGGCGGCACCATCCAGAACGACATCCTGAAAGAATTTATCGCCCAGAAGGAATTCATTTACCCGCCCAGCCCCAGCGTCAAGCTGGTCATTGACACCTTTGAATGGGGCCCGAAAGTGGTGCCCAAATGGAACTTCGTATCAGTCAGCGGCTACCATATCCGCGAGGCGGGGGCGACCGGGGTGCAGGAACTGGCCTTTACCCTGGCCGACGGCTTTCACTACGTGGAAAAGGCGATGGAACGCGGGCTGGACATTGACGACTTCGCGCCGCGCATCAGCTTTTTCTGGGACATTCACAACGACTTTTTCGAGGAGATTGCCAAGCTGCGCGCCGCCCGGCGGATCTGGGCGCGGCAGATGCGTGACCGTTACGGCGCCAAGAACCCCCGGTCATGGATGCTGCGCACGCACTCTCAGACCGCCGGGGTGTCGCTGCCCGCCCAGCAGCCCCTGAACAACATCGCGCGCGTGGCGATTCAGGCGCTGGCCGCTGTGCTGGGCGGCACCCAGAGCCTGCACACCGACTCGTTTGACGAGGCGCTGGCGCTGCCCACCGAGGAAGCCGCGACCATTGCCCTGCGCACCCAGCAGATCATTGCCTATGAAACCGGCGTGGCCGGTGTGGTGGACCCCCTGGCCGGCAGCTACTACGTCGAGAAACTGACGGGTGACATTGAGGCCGCTGCCATGGGCTACATCGAGCAGATTCGCCTGATGGGCGGTGTGGAGGCCGGGATTGAAAGCGGGTTCTTCCAGATGGAAATGGCCGAGGCCGCCTACCGCTACCAGCTGGAAGTCGAGCGCGGAGAACGCATCATCGTGGGCGTAAACGACTTCGTGCAGGACGCGGTCGAAGTGCCCATCCAGCTCATTGACCCGGAAGTCGAGCGTGTGCAGGAAGCCCGCCTGGCCCAGGTGCGCCGCGAGCGCGACCCTATGCGGGTAGAAGCGGCACTGGCAGCCCTGCGCGACACGGCCGTCACGGGCGCCAACTCCATGCCCGCCTTTTTGGAATGCGCCCACGCCTACTGCACGCTGGGTGAACAGATGGACGTGCTCAAGACGGTGTACGGCGAATACGTGGAACCGGCGGTGGTATAA
- a CDS encoding TerC family protein, giving the protein MADFVQALSSPSAWVGVLSLTLLELVLGIDNVVFITLLASRLPASQQALARTVGLTLAVVTRVALLSGIAWLTRLQEPLLTVLGQGLSVRDLILIGGGLFLMVKSVRELSRMAADPLGTGEASAGQVSLLSVILQIPLIDVVFSLDSVITAIGISGNVPVMVTAVVLAMVVMVAASGPISRYLDAHPPLKLLAAAFLLLVGTNLVAEAFEVGVPSAYLYFTMLFAGVVMLFTVRAARTVRAQAVSQALEAAQQEQSDRQSG; this is encoded by the coding sequence ATGGCGGACTTTGTGCAGGCGCTGAGCAGTCCCTCAGCGTGGGTCGGCGTGCTGAGCCTGACCCTGCTGGAACTGGTGCTGGGCATTGACAACGTTGTGTTTATCACACTGCTGGCGTCCCGGTTGCCCGCCTCACAGCAGGCACTGGCCCGCACCGTGGGGCTGACCCTGGCCGTCGTGACGCGCGTGGCGCTGCTGAGCGGCATTGCCTGGCTGACGCGCCTTCAAGAACCGCTGCTGACGGTGCTGGGCCAGGGGCTCAGCGTGCGCGACCTGATTCTGATTGGCGGCGGACTCTTCCTGATGGTCAAGAGTGTGCGCGAGTTGTCGCGGATGGCGGCTGACCCCCTGGGCACCGGCGAGGCCAGCGCCGGCCAGGTCTCGCTGCTGAGTGTCATCCTGCAAATTCCCCTGATTGACGTGGTGTTCAGCCTCGACAGCGTAATTACGGCCATCGGTATCAGCGGCAACGTGCCGGTGATGGTCACCGCCGTGGTCCTGGCGATGGTCGTGATGGTGGCGGCCAGTGGGCCCATCAGCCGGTATCTGGACGCGCACCCGCCGCTGAAACTGCTGGCCGCTGCCTTCCTGCTGCTGGTGGGAACCAATCTGGTGGCAGAGGCCTTCGAGGTGGGGGTGCCCAGCGCCTACCTGTATTTCACGATGCTGTTTGCCGGCGTGGTCATGCTGTTTACCGTGCGCGCCGCCAGAACGGTGCGGGCGCAGGCGGTGTCACAGGCCCTTGAGGCCGCGCAGCAGGAGCAGTCAGATCGGCAGTCAGGTTAG
- the typA gene encoding translational GTPase TypA: MEYRNIAIIAHVDHGKTTLVDGLLKQTLKLGHGEEIAERAMDSNDLEKERGITILAKNTAVEYKGVKINIVDTPGHADFGGEVERVLGMVDGALVLVDAAEGPMPQTRFVLRKAIELGLKIVVVINKIDRQDARIEDVVNLTFDLMAELGASDEQLDFPILYAVARDGKAYKDLDNPQEDMHELFEMVLEQIPAPPVDVDAPFQMVVTNLDYSEYLGRIVLGRIQRGTVKKGEFVQLIHKDGTMTKSRIVQPFTHLGLRRIEADTVSAGDIVALAGIEDAQIGETVADLADPEALPIITVDEPTVSMTFQPNTSPFAGKEGKYVTSRHLNDRLKREVMTNVSLKVEELRPDEFKVSGRGELHLSILLETMRREGYEVQVGSPQVIIREIDGEKHEPVEHLVIDVPEGHASTVIGVLSARKGQMVNMEPQGKRTRVEFKIPSRALFGFRTQFLSMTQGEGIMSHIFDGYAPWAGELKTRQNGSLVSMEDGTAFAYSIWKLQDRGGFFIDAGADVYVGMIVGENAREQDMNVNVCKNKKLTNVRSSGADDALTLIPPKRLSLEDALEYISEDELVELTPQSIRLRKKVLNPSMRK; the protein is encoded by the coding sequence ATGGAATACCGTAACATCGCCATTATCGCCCACGTTGACCACGGCAAGACCACCCTGGTGGACGGCCTGCTCAAGCAGACCCTAAAGCTGGGCCACGGTGAAGAAATTGCCGAACGCGCCATGGACAGCAACGACCTGGAAAAGGAACGCGGCATCACCATCCTGGCGAAAAACACCGCCGTGGAATACAAGGGCGTCAAGATCAATATCGTTGATACCCCTGGCCACGCCGACTTCGGCGGGGAAGTGGAGCGCGTGCTGGGCATGGTGGACGGCGCCCTGGTGCTGGTGGACGCCGCCGAAGGCCCCATGCCCCAGACCCGCTTTGTGCTCAGGAAGGCTATCGAGCTGGGCCTCAAGATTGTGGTCGTCATCAACAAGATCGACCGCCAGGACGCCCGCATCGAGGACGTGGTCAACCTGACCTTCGACCTGATGGCCGAACTGGGGGCGAGCGACGAGCAGCTCGACTTCCCGATTCTCTACGCCGTGGCCCGCGACGGCAAGGCGTACAAGGACCTGGACAACCCGCAGGAGGACATGCACGAGCTGTTCGAGATGGTGCTGGAGCAGATTCCCGCGCCGCCCGTGGATGTGGACGCCCCCTTCCAGATGGTCGTGACCAACCTCGACTACTCCGAGTACCTGGGGCGCATCGTGCTGGGGCGCATCCAGCGCGGCACCGTCAAGAAGGGCGAGTTCGTGCAGCTGATCCACAAAGACGGCACCATGACCAAGTCGCGCATTGTGCAGCCCTTCACGCACCTGGGCCTGCGACGCATCGAGGCGGACACCGTCAGCGCGGGCGACATTGTGGCGCTGGCGGGCATCGAGGACGCGCAGATCGGGGAAACCGTGGCCGACCTGGCCGACCCGGAAGCCCTGCCCATCATCACGGTGGACGAGCCGACCGTGTCGATGACCTTTCAACCCAACACCAGCCCGTTCGCGGGCAAAGAGGGCAAGTACGTCACCTCCCGCCACCTCAACGACCGCCTGAAGCGCGAAGTGATGACCAACGTGTCCCTCAAGGTCGAGGAACTGCGCCCCGACGAGTTCAAGGTCAGCGGCCGCGGCGAGCTGCATCTCTCCATCCTGCTCGAAACCATGCGCCGTGAGGGCTATGAAGTTCAGGTCGGCTCGCCGCAGGTGATCATCCGCGAGATCGACGGCGAGAAGCACGAGCCGGTCGAGCACCTCGTCATCGACGTGCCGGAGGGGCACGCCAGCACCGTGATCGGCGTCCTGAGCGCGCGCAAGGGCCAGATGGTCAATATGGAGCCGCAGGGCAAGCGCACCCGCGTGGAGTTCAAGATTCCTTCCCGGGCGCTGTTCGGCTTCCGTACCCAGTTCCTGTCCATGACCCAGGGCGAGGGCATCATGAGCCACATCTTCGACGGCTACGCGCCCTGGGCCGGGGAACTCAAGACCCGCCAGAACGGCTCGCTGGTCAGCATGGAAGACGGCACGGCCTTCGCCTACTCCATCTGGAAATTGCAGGACCGGGGCGGCTTCTTCATCGACGCCGGAGCCGACGTGTACGTGGGCATGATCGTGGGTGAGAACGCCCGCGAGCAGGACATGAACGTCAACGTCTGCAAGAACAAGAAGCTGACCAACGTGCGCTCCAGCGGTGCGGACGACGCGCTGACCCTGATTCCGCCCAAGCGTCTGAGCCTGGAAGACGCCCTGGAGTACATCAGCGAGGACGAACTGGTGGAGCTGACCCCCCAGAGCATCCGCCTGCGCAAGAAAGTGCTGAACCCCAGCATGCGCAAGTAA
- a CDS encoding GNAT family N-acetyltransferase — protein MFTAPLVRPAFLRDVPAITAIYNHAVVHTTASYDLEPVTEASRLAWFEARQADGWPVWVAEQGGQVVGWATFGPFRAKPGYRFTAEHSVYVAPDAQGQGAGRLLMTYLIAEARQRGLHSLVGGVDAENTGSLAFHARLGFVPVAHFRQVGRKFDRWLDLTFVQLLLEP, from the coding sequence ATGTTCACTGCGCCTCTTGTTCGCCCCGCTTTCCTTCGGGACGTGCCGGCCATCACGGCCATCTACAACCATGCCGTTGTGCACACGACCGCCTCCTATGACCTGGAGCCCGTCACCGAAGCCTCGCGCCTGGCGTGGTTCGAGGCCAGGCAGGCGGACGGCTGGCCGGTCTGGGTGGCTGAGCAGGGCGGGCAGGTGGTGGGCTGGGCCACCTTCGGCCCCTTCCGCGCCAAGCCGGGCTACCGCTTCACCGCCGAGCACTCGGTCTATGTGGCCCCAGACGCGCAGGGCCAGGGCGCTGGGCGCCTGCTCATGACCTATCTGATTGCGGAGGCCCGCCAGCGTGGCCTGCACAGCCTGGTTGGCGGTGTGGACGCCGAGAACACCGGCAGCTTGGCCTTTCATGCCCGGCTGGGCTTCGTGCCGGTCGCCCACTTCCGACAGGTGGGCCGCAAGTTTGACCGCTGGCTGGACCTGACCTTTGTGCAGCTTCTGCTGGAGCCGTAG
- the recQ gene encoding DNA helicase RecQ, which translates to MSAVLPAPESALSVLKTVWGYDAFRGVQADIVQTVMAGGNALVLMPTGGGKSLCYQVPSLLRPGVGVVVSPLIALMKDQVDTLRALGVRAAFLNSTLSPEGAREVEAALLSGDLDLLYVAPERLLLPRTLDLLERAPVALFAVDEAHCVSQWGHDFRPEYQGLSMLPERFGHIPRLALTATADDRTRADILRVLGLQGAPQFISSFDRPNIQYRVANKEGPKTQLLDFIRSEHAGDAGIVYCLSRKSVEETAQWLCAQGVDAVAYHAGLSPRERNQAQERFLNEEGLVVVATVAFGMGIDKPNVRFVAHLDLPKSMEGYYQETGRAGRDGLPGTAWMVYGLADVVNVRRMLAGSDAPEEVKRAEAGKLDALLTYCETAACRREVLLAYFGESFHGPCGNCDTCLNPPQVRDMTREAQMALSAAIRTGNRYGAAHLTDVLLGRATEKVVGMGHHTLPTFGVGAAHDEKVWRGVLRQLVSLGYLAAGEYHGLSATGKARTLLKGETALVLREDTLQPKTNKRERTRDRGGSRAPVAPSDQPLFEALRGWRLARARSLGVPPYVIFTDATLKAITELKPTSHATLGTVSGVGQRKLADYGDEVVQLVRDSLGGLTPAPVSAPERGARENSALLGILKGRPAPEPVLLPPTAPADPAHTEQVAEALRELRKALSKETGHSAFVIFPNATLEALAARQPHTLAEMQDLPGFGPKRLEAYGERVLETVRSVLDEG; encoded by the coding sequence ATGTCTGCCGTGCTGCCCGCCCCTGAATCCGCCCTGAGTGTCCTGAAAACCGTCTGGGGCTATGACGCCTTTCGGGGCGTGCAGGCCGACATTGTTCAGACGGTAATGGCCGGGGGCAACGCCCTGGTGCTGATGCCCACTGGCGGCGGCAAGAGCCTGTGTTATCAGGTGCCCAGCCTGCTGCGCCCTGGCGTGGGCGTCGTGGTCTCGCCCCTCATTGCCCTGATGAAAGACCAAGTGGACACCCTGCGCGCCCTAGGCGTGCGGGCCGCGTTCCTGAATTCCACCCTCTCGCCTGAGGGTGCCCGAGAGGTGGAGGCGGCGCTGCTCTCAGGCGACCTCGACCTGCTGTATGTGGCCCCGGAGCGCTTGCTCCTGCCCCGGACCCTGGACCTTCTGGAGCGCGCCCCCGTGGCCCTGTTCGCGGTGGACGAAGCGCACTGCGTTTCTCAGTGGGGGCACGATTTCCGCCCTGAATACCAGGGCCTGAGCATGCTCCCCGAGCGCTTTGGGCACATCCCGCGCCTGGCCCTGACCGCCACCGCCGATGACCGCACCCGCGCCGACATCCTGCGCGTCCTGGGCCTGCAAGGGGCGCCGCAGTTCATCTCCAGCTTTGACCGGCCCAACATTCAGTACCGCGTGGCGAACAAGGAAGGGCCTAAGACCCAGCTGCTGGACTTTATCCGCTCGGAGCACGCCGGAGACGCGGGCATTGTGTACTGCCTGTCGCGCAAGTCGGTGGAGGAGACGGCGCAGTGGCTCTGCGCGCAGGGGGTTGACGCAGTGGCCTACCACGCGGGCCTCTCGCCACGTGAACGCAACCAGGCCCAGGAGCGTTTTCTGAATGAGGAGGGGCTGGTCGTGGTCGCCACCGTGGCGTTTGGGATGGGCATTGACAAGCCCAATGTGCGCTTTGTGGCCCACCTGGACCTGCCCAAGAGCATGGAAGGCTATTACCAGGAAACGGGCCGCGCTGGCCGTGACGGCCTGCCGGGGACCGCCTGGATGGTGTACGGCCTGGCCGACGTGGTGAATGTCCGCCGCATGCTGGCGGGCAGCGACGCCCCTGAAGAGGTCAAGCGCGCCGAGGCGGGCAAGCTGGACGCCCTGCTGACCTACTGCGAGACCGCCGCCTGCCGACGCGAGGTGCTGCTCGCCTACTTTGGCGAGAGCTTTCACGGCCCCTGCGGCAACTGCGACACCTGCCTGAACCCGCCCCAGGTGCGCGACATGACCCGCGAGGCGCAGATGGCTCTGTCGGCCGCTATTCGCACCGGCAACCGCTACGGCGCGGCCCACCTGACGGACGTGCTCCTGGGCCGCGCCACCGAGAAAGTCGTGGGGATGGGCCACCACACCCTGCCCACTTTTGGGGTCGGCGCCGCGCACGACGAGAAGGTGTGGCGTGGGGTGCTGCGCCAGCTGGTCAGCCTGGGCTACCTGGCGGCGGGTGAATACCACGGGCTGTCGGCCACCGGCAAGGCCCGCACGCTTCTGAAAGGCGAGACGGCCCTGGTGCTGCGGGAAGACACGCTGCAACCCAAAACGAATAAGCGCGAGCGCACCCGTGACCGGGGCGGCAGCCGCGCTCCTGTGGCCCCCAGCGACCAACCGCTGTTTGAAGCCCTGCGCGGCTGGCGCCTGGCCCGCGCCCGCAGCCTGGGCGTGCCGCCCTACGTCATCTTTACCGACGCCACCCTCAAGGCCATCACCGAACTAAAGCCCACCAGCCACGCAACCCTGGGCACCGTCAGTGGGGTGGGGCAGCGCAAGCTGGCCGATTACGGTGACGAGGTGGTGCAGCTGGTCCGCGACTCGCTGGGCGGCCTGACGCCTGCTCCGGTCAGCGCCCCTGAACGCGGCGCGCGTGAGAACAGTGCGCTGCTGGGCATTCTCAAAGGCCGCCCGGCGCCCGAGCCAGTGCTGCTGCCCCCCACTGCCCCCGCCGACCCGGCGCACACCGAGCAAGTGGCCGAGGCCCTGCGCGAGTTACGCAAGGCCCTGAGCAAGGAAACAGGCCACAGCGCCTTTGTCATCTTTCCAAACGCGACGCTGGAAGCCCTGGCGGCCCGTCAGCCCCACACCCTGGCCGAGATGCAAGACCTCCCCGGCTTTGGCCCCAAGCGCCTTGAGGCCTATGGAGAGCGGGTGCTGGAAACGGTGCGGAGCGTGCTGGACGAAGGCTAG
- a CDS encoding DUF1622 domain-containing protein, whose translation MLEKVKVVTEWVATGVEVAAALVIAAAVLVALGRAATAFVRPSTQPDVQKESLRLELGRWLAVALEFTLAADILRTAIAPSWDDIGKLAAIAALRTLLNFFLQREIDGHQARQEDRD comes from the coding sequence CTGCTGGAGAAGGTCAAGGTGGTAACCGAGTGGGTGGCCACTGGGGTCGAGGTGGCCGCCGCGCTGGTCATTGCGGCGGCGGTGCTGGTGGCCCTGGGACGAGCAGCCACGGCGTTTGTGCGGCCCAGCACGCAACCAGACGTGCAGAAAGAAAGCCTGAGATTAGAGCTGGGCCGCTGGCTGGCGGTCGCCCTGGAATTCACGCTGGCGGCCGATATTCTGCGCACGGCCATCGCGCCCTCCTGGGACGACATTGGCAAGCTGGCCGCCATCGCGGCGCTGCGAACACTGCTCAATTTCTTCCTTCAGCGCGAGATTGATGGTCATCAGGCGCGGCAGGAGGATAGGGACTGA